A window of Amaranthus tricolor cultivar Red isolate AtriRed21 chromosome 8, ASM2621246v1, whole genome shotgun sequence genomic DNA:
CCAATGGAAAATCATTGGAAGTAGAGGGATTTCTGTGGCTTCTTGCAACCTTTAGGATTGCCTCTGAGTTTGATGCTGAAGAACTCTGCAAATATGCTCTTGCAGTTGCTAGTCACAGGCAGGCTACTGTGCTCTGCCGCTCTCTTGATTTGACACAAAAGATGCCAGGTTGGTATTCTTACAACTGTCCTGCTGACTTAGAGGAATCACCGAATTTAAGTGTCAACATTCGTCATAGGTCTATTCCCCAAGTAATGTAGTCAGTTTCATAGATATATAAGATTGAGTGCATATTAAATATCTATATTTCAGAACGTATTAGTGCACCCTGTTGAGTGTTCGAACATTTTGCAGGTGTGGTTGAGACATTGATTGAAAAGGGGAGACTGATTGATGCCGTTCATTTTATTCATGCATTTGATCTCTCTGAAGCTTTCCCTCCTATTCCTCTGTTGAAAACATACTTAAAGGAGATCAGAAGAAACTCACAAGGAAATGGGAGTATTGCATTACAGGTATTGAGACATTCCTGATTTGAAGAATAAAGTTGTGATGTTTTTGTAGAGGGCTATCTATGAAGCCTTTGTTATAGCTTCTTATCAACGAAAATTTCTGTGTTATTTTCAGAATAGTTATAATGCACGAGAACTTGCAGCAATAAATAATGTCATTGAATGTGTTGAACAATATAAACTTGAAGACTCCTACCCTCTTGATCCGCTCTATAAAAGGGTTTACCAGCTGGATAAAACTTCAAAACTTGATAAAAAGAGGTTATTTGGATCCAGTAAACAGAATCAACAGCAAAAAAGGCCGAAATCTGATGGGGGATCTCAGGACCGACGAGCTCGAGGCTTTGGTCGTGGTAGACATGGTCCACCACCATCTGGGACAGCGTATAATGGAGTTGCAGAGAGGCAAATTCCTACTGTGCCGGGTCCCTATAGCTATCCAGTATCTTCACAAGCTCTCTATAATGCTCCCACAAATGATCAAAGCATGTCATACTATCCTCAAAATCCCGTATCTACAGGACCTCATTATGCGGCAGCCCCAACCTATGCGGCAGCCCCAACCTATGCAGCAGCCCCAACCCATGTGGCAGCCCCAACCTATGCGGCAGCCCCTACCTATCCTTCTTATCAGCAAGCACCACACCAACCACAGGCCTAAGATGCAGACGACTATGTCTTTAGTATTTCGCACAGGAACACTTCATAGGTCAGTTTTAACAGGTATCATACATTCATACTCCTACTCCACTGCCTCTTTAATTTTCACcttattttcttaaaagtttTTACATGAGGAAATCTTATGGGGAGAACTTAGATCCATGCTGTTAGGATATTACATATTGGTTTATGTCAGAACTCTGCAGTTAGCTAGTACGAGATCTGGTTTGCTGCTGCTTTTTGCAGATTATTTTCTCTGGAAGTTTTATGCATATTTTCTTGTGTAGAAGATTTGCCCCCGGATATTTGGGAGAAATTGTTAAATGTATGCACAATGCAAGACTTCAAGAAACTGCAATTACCATGTCAAAAATGTGCATTGATTGCAAAGGTGCAAGCTCTTGCACAAACTTGCTATTAGCTAAATCTGAAAATAATTACTCCGTTTATTTGTGCAAAATTAAGGTTGGTTTGatataattaagtttagtttagtAATGTTAAGAATTTATATTAATCGTAAGGGTTCAGGTTATTGATGTGAATGGGTTAATCAGGAGGTTTAGGCTTGCTATTTGCTAAACCTGAAATTTAAAGTttattcatgcaaaacaaagctTGGTTTGATATAAGTAGGTTTAAAATATGAATTTTCATAGATATTTAcatgttaaaatatattcatatgagatcctgttagatttgtcttgttagatttgtctttaAGTTTAGAATTCTATCATATACTTCTCATAGCTTTTTATGAAATGCATTGATAAATTTTGAGTAAAGATGGTTATGAGTTTAAGATCCTATTCGACTTGCCGTAGATTCGACTCTATTCTTAggttttgggtttaattttttgTGATCTAGCAAATTTGGGTTCGGTTTCAGGTCCAAATAAATTAATGGGTCTAGGTTTTGGTCTAACGTCTTCAGACCTGATCTAGATCCTCTTTGGACCCACTTCAGACTCGTTAGACCTGCTCTAGACGCAACCTACTATACACTCCaagatcaattttaattttatatatatacttaatttAGACTTATATACAACCCATAGAACCATTTTAGTAGTCACGAAAtttttaaaacacaaaaatgGTTGAGTGTGAATATAAACATTAAGACAGTAGACCCATCAAACTCGGCAGGCTTGAATTTAGATCCAAAATTTTAGACTCTAAGGGTTTGGGTTTGAATTAACCAAAAATTAATGAGTATGGATTCGGATTCAACCTTGATTTGACCGATGATTGTTGCTAATTTTAAGACCTAAACACATGCTTTGAAAACTTTGTAAAACTAAAATGAGAACATCTAATAGAAATAGAGAGAATATTAACTAACAATTGGATTTCTTCTTGAATCAATTTTCGAACATTGTAGCCGTAGTAACTAATGGATGTCTTTTGTTACTAAGCTATAACGTTTTTCCTTTTAGGGGTTAAGAAAAACCACCATATATAATGAAATACTATTGcttctttataattattgtatGGAATAATTTCATTGTAAGACACATTTTATACATGAGTTTAATAACTCAATTATAATTGTTTTACATTGAAAAAGTTGTGCGTCTCTGTTTTTGTAACtgctaaaattacaaaaaaaaaattattaaaattaaaataagagaGTTTTCGAAATGAACTCAACTTTGGTCGTTAAAAAATATAACTTTCAAAGGAGTCTTTGAGCATATTTTACTTACGGTCGGGTTTTAATTCTACATCAATTTGCATTGTTTCTTTATTCAATATTCGATTGTAAGGAACAAAGAGTTTTGAGAAATAGTAAATGAATATTTTTGGTGTATGGTTtttgagatttgggatttttattttgttgatttttttgtttgacttttttttttggt
This region includes:
- the LOC130820800 gene encoding FRIGIDA-like protein 3 isoform X1; the protein is MIDAEKVSEINMASSVELGASLLEQLGNAFAELNNNEIGPGNQVPWNDVEAHFRNLESLVKKKLEEVEAKEKEFTERKTRNHMVLAEREVAVVAKEQDLLDKLQELKDAALAAISEAREKIVPEFLDADGNKVSCSVDDENASLDTQGKSPRNMGEGVEGAAVEVNPLEKLTQFCEQMDSIGLQNFVVENLKKVSSFWKEQLSVALGSATEPARLVLDALEGFFPPTEITQEGDAALRGMRQSCLILMEALSAILSKADYAADIFTPEIQQQAISIANDWKLKLTGESGNAITNGKSLEVEGFLWLLATFRIASEFDAEELCKYALAVASHRQATVLCRSLDLTQKMPGVVETLIEKGRLIDAVHFIHAFDLSEAFPPIPLLKTYLKEIRRNSQGNGSIALQNSYNARELAAINNVIECVEQYKLEDSYPLDPLYKRVYQLDKTSKLDKKRLFGSSKQNQQQKRPKSDGGSQDRRARGFGRGRHGPPPSGTAYNGVAERQIPTVPGPYSYPVSSQALYNAPTNDQSMSYYPQNPVSTGPHYAAAPTYAAAPTYAAAPTHVAAPTYAAAPTYPSYQQAPHQPQA
- the LOC130820800 gene encoding FRIGIDA-like protein 3 isoform X2, which produces MVLAEREVAVVAKEQDLLDKLQELKDAALAAISEAREKIVPEFLDADGNKVSCSVDDENASLDTQGKSPRNMGEGVEGAAVEVNPLEKLTQFCEQMDSIGLQNFVVENLKKVSSFWKEQLSVALGSATEPARLVLDALEGFFPPTEITQEGDAALRGMRQSCLILMEALSAILSKADYAADIFTPEIQQQAISIANDWKLKLTGESGNAITNGKSLEVEGFLWLLATFRIASEFDAEELCKYALAVASHRQATVLCRSLDLTQKMPGVVETLIEKGRLIDAVHFIHAFDLSEAFPPIPLLKTYLKEIRRNSQGNGSIALQNSYNARELAAINNVIECVEQYKLEDSYPLDPLYKRVYQLDKTSKLDKKRLFGSSKQNQQQKRPKSDGGSQDRRARGFGRGRHGPPPSGTAYNGVAERQIPTVPGPYSYPVSSQALYNAPTNDQSMSYYPQNPVSTGPHYAAAPTYAAAPTYAAAPTHVAAPTYAAAPTYPSYQQAPHQPQA